One genomic window of Trachemys scripta elegans isolate TJP31775 chromosome 15, CAS_Tse_1.0, whole genome shotgun sequence includes the following:
- the ANHX gene encoding anomalous homeobox protein isoform X6, with amino-acid sequence MRQPADSWRNPPPVSLCPEGIKNRNYPEKVRQKLHRFAANVTMNPNKNQREGLAQDMNLQPNQVYNWFANYRRRQKTRLSRLEKLISSTDEEPSTHQAKHQPDNGSCIPQAADAFHAGVGSEQKEITLVPCGPGWEQSAAGLDCSADGTFSKLLESSFLQSSELQEMRSTKTSVTPLSTEEPTAFCTKAEHGISLSSATMETRQTSSYTATSPWLENFVLCSCGSLPFQTEPLDARQPTPSAESVSGTSSQCPLWSPGTAAGVRASMSRVPRGGCIETSSESFSHQADLKIDSFVLREGQLGSLEAILPHSSPQAVLGKSQCPPVSTSHLEEIQALGHSQVLENPLSDPMTSDTFWAAWLLFEFSVGGRL; translated from the exons ATGAGACAGCCTGCAGACTCCTGGAG GAATCCTCCACCAGTTTCCCTCTGTCCCGAAGGCATAAAGAATCGAAACTATCCAGAAAAAGTGCGCCAAAAGCTGCACAGATTTGCTGCAAACGTGACCATGAATCCAAACAAGAATCAGCGG GAGGGTTTGGCTCAGGATATGAACCTGCAGCCAAATCAGGTCTATAACTGGTTTGCCAATTACCGTCGTCGTCAAAAAACCCGGCTCAGTCGGCTGGAAAAGCTCATCAGTTCAACCGATGAGGAGCCTTCAACTCACCAAGCAAAACATCAGCCTGATAATGGATCCTGCATTCCACAAGCTGCAG ACGCATTTCATGCAGGCGTTGGCTCAGAGCAGAAAGAGATTACCCTTGTGCCCTGTGGTCCGGGGTGGGAGCAGTCAGCTGCGGGTCTGGACTGTTCTGCTGATGGGACCTTTTCAAAGTTGCTGGAATCCAG CTTTCTGCAGAGCAGTGAGTTACAGGAAATGAGGTCAACTAAAACTTCAGTGACCCCTCTCAGCACGGAAGAGCCAACAGCTTTCTGCACGAAGGCTGAGCACGGAATAAGCCTTAGCTCTGCCACCATGGAGACCAGACAGACGTCAAGTTACACTGCCACTAGCCCCTGGCTGGAGAACTTTGTCCTGTGCTCCTGTGGCTCGCTTCCCTTCCAAACAGAACCTCTGGACGCAAGGCAGCCAACTCCCAGTGCAGAAAGCGTCTCCGGCACGAGCAGCCAGTGCCCCCTGTGGAGCCCTGGCACAGCAG CAGGTGTCAGAGCTTCTATGAGCAGGGTCCCTCGAGGTGGCTGTATAGAGACCAGTTCAGAAAGCTTCAGTCACCAGGCAGATTTAAAGATTGACAGTTTCGTGCTTAGAGAAGGACAGCTAGGGTCCCTGGAAGCCATTCTTCCCCACAG TTCCCCTCAGGCTGTGCTTGGCAAATCCCAGTGCCCACCAGTTTCCACATCCCATCTGGAGGAAATCCAGGCCTTGGGACACAGCCAG gtgctggagaatccactaaGCGATCCCATGACCAGTGACACATTCTGGGCAGCATGGCTACTCTTTGAATTCTCGGTCGGTGGTCGACTGTAA
- the ANHX gene encoding anomalous homeobox protein isoform X2, producing the protein MPALGRGVRRNVSMKRFMALLNKNKTKDTPQAKLLDLAGQLCRDLQSMSPSLEKLVEAMMGCKLQEYFLTNINVVRACVLVHIHRGQHETACRLLECCRAKEKKELVQLWNEIHYHKVMEKHHTDSLTPVQKFRCRKRNPPPVSLCPEGIKNRNYPEKVRQKLHRFAANVTMNPNKNQREGLAQDMNLQPNQVYNWFANYRRRQKTRLSRLEKLISSTDEEPSTHQAKHQPDNGSCIPQAADAFHAGVGSEQKEITLVPCGPGWEQSAAGLDCSADGTFSKLLESSFLQSSELQEMRSTKTSVTPLSTEEPTAFCTKAEHGISLSSATMETRQTSSYTATSPWLENFVLCSCGSLPFQTEPLDARQPTPSAESVSGTSSQCPLWSPGTAAGVRASMSRVPRGGCIETSSESFSHQADLKIDSFVLREGQLGSLEAILPHSSPQAVLGKSQCPPVSTSHLEEIQALGHSQVLENPLSDPMTSDTFWAAWLLFEFSVGGRL; encoded by the exons ATGCCCGCCCTCGGGAG AGGTGTCCGGAGGAATGTAAGCATGAAGCGGTTCATGGCActgcttaataaaaataaaaccaaggacactccacaggccaAGCTGCTGGATCTAGCAGGACAACTCTGCCGCGATCTTCAGAGCatgtctcccagcctggagaagcTGGTTGAGGCAATGATGGGGTGCAAGCTTCAGGAATATTTCCTCACCAACATCAATGTAGTCCGAGCCTGTGTGCTTGTCCATATCCACAGGGGTCAGCATGAGACAGCCTGCAGACTCCTGGAG TGTTGCAGGGCGAAAGAAAAGAAGGAGCTGGTGCAACTTTGGAATGAGATCCACTACCACAAAGTCATGGAGAAACATCACACAGATTCCCTGACACCGGTGCAGAAATTCCGGTGCAGGAAGAG GAATCCTCCACCAGTTTCCCTCTGTCCCGAAGGCATAAAGAATCGAAACTATCCAGAAAAAGTGCGCCAAAAGCTGCACAGATTTGCTGCAAACGTGACCATGAATCCAAACAAGAATCAGCGG GAGGGTTTGGCTCAGGATATGAACCTGCAGCCAAATCAGGTCTATAACTGGTTTGCCAATTACCGTCGTCGTCAAAAAACCCGGCTCAGTCGGCTGGAAAAGCTCATCAGTTCAACCGATGAGGAGCCTTCAACTCACCAAGCAAAACATCAGCCTGATAATGGATCCTGCATTCCACAAGCTGCAG ACGCATTTCATGCAGGCGTTGGCTCAGAGCAGAAAGAGATTACCCTTGTGCCCTGTGGTCCGGGGTGGGAGCAGTCAGCTGCGGGTCTGGACTGTTCTGCTGATGGGACCTTTTCAAAGTTGCTGGAATCCAG CTTTCTGCAGAGCAGTGAGTTACAGGAAATGAGGTCAACTAAAACTTCAGTGACCCCTCTCAGCACGGAAGAGCCAACAGCTTTCTGCACGAAGGCTGAGCACGGAATAAGCCTTAGCTCTGCCACCATGGAGACCAGACAGACGTCAAGTTACACTGCCACTAGCCCCTGGCTGGAGAACTTTGTCCTGTGCTCCTGTGGCTCGCTTCCCTTCCAAACAGAACCTCTGGACGCAAGGCAGCCAACTCCCAGTGCAGAAAGCGTCTCCGGCACGAGCAGCCAGTGCCCCCTGTGGAGCCCTGGCACAGCAG CAGGTGTCAGAGCTTCTATGAGCAGGGTCCCTCGAGGTGGCTGTATAGAGACCAGTTCAGAAAGCTTCAGTCACCAGGCAGATTTAAAGATTGACAGTTTCGTGCTTAGAGAAGGACAGCTAGGGTCCCTGGAAGCCATTCTTCCCCACAG TTCCCCTCAGGCTGTGCTTGGCAAATCCCAGTGCCCACCAGTTTCCACATCCCATCTGGAGGAAATCCAGGCCTTGGGACACAGCCAG gtgctggagaatccactaaGCGATCCCATGACCAGTGACACATTCTGGGCAGCATGGCTACTCTTTGAATTCTCGGTCGGTGGTCGACTGTAA
- the ANHX gene encoding anomalous homeobox protein isoform X3, producing the protein MPALGRRGVRRNVSMKRFMALLNKNKTKDTPQAKLLDLAGQLCRDLQSMSPSLEKLVEAMMGCKLQEYFLTNINVVRACVLVHIHRGQHETACRLLECCRAKEKKELVQLWNEIHYHKVMEKHHTDSLTPVQKFRCRKRNPPPVSLCPEGIKNRNYPEKVRQKLHRFAANVTMNPNKNQREGLAQDMNLQPNQVYNWFANYRRRQKTRLSRLEKLISSTDEEPSTHQAKHQPDNGSCIPQAADAFHAGVGSEQKEITLVPCGPGWEQSAAGLDCSADGTFSKLLESSFLQSSELQEMRSTKTSVTPLSTEEPTAFCTKAEHGISLSSATMETRQTSSYTATSPWLENFVLCSCGSLPFQTEPLDARQPTPSAESVSGTSSQCPLWSPGTAGVRASMSRVPRGGCIETSSESFSHQADLKIDSFVLREGQLGSLEAILPHSSPQAVLGKSQCPPVSTSHLEEIQALGHSQVLENPLSDPMTSDTFWAAWLLFEFSVGGRL; encoded by the exons ATGCCCGCCCTCGGGAG AAGAGGTGTCCGGAGGAATGTAAGCATGAAGCGGTTCATGGCActgcttaataaaaataaaaccaaggacactccacaggccaAGCTGCTGGATCTAGCAGGACAACTCTGCCGCGATCTTCAGAGCatgtctcccagcctggagaagcTGGTTGAGGCAATGATGGGGTGCAAGCTTCAGGAATATTTCCTCACCAACATCAATGTAGTCCGAGCCTGTGTGCTTGTCCATATCCACAGGGGTCAGCATGAGACAGCCTGCAGACTCCTGGAG TGTTGCAGGGCGAAAGAAAAGAAGGAGCTGGTGCAACTTTGGAATGAGATCCACTACCACAAAGTCATGGAGAAACATCACACAGATTCCCTGACACCGGTGCAGAAATTCCGGTGCAGGAAGAG GAATCCTCCACCAGTTTCCCTCTGTCCCGAAGGCATAAAGAATCGAAACTATCCAGAAAAAGTGCGCCAAAAGCTGCACAGATTTGCTGCAAACGTGACCATGAATCCAAACAAGAATCAGCGG GAGGGTTTGGCTCAGGATATGAACCTGCAGCCAAATCAGGTCTATAACTGGTTTGCCAATTACCGTCGTCGTCAAAAAACCCGGCTCAGTCGGCTGGAAAAGCTCATCAGTTCAACCGATGAGGAGCCTTCAACTCACCAAGCAAAACATCAGCCTGATAATGGATCCTGCATTCCACAAGCTGCAG ACGCATTTCATGCAGGCGTTGGCTCAGAGCAGAAAGAGATTACCCTTGTGCCCTGTGGTCCGGGGTGGGAGCAGTCAGCTGCGGGTCTGGACTGTTCTGCTGATGGGACCTTTTCAAAGTTGCTGGAATCCAG CTTTCTGCAGAGCAGTGAGTTACAGGAAATGAGGTCAACTAAAACTTCAGTGACCCCTCTCAGCACGGAAGAGCCAACAGCTTTCTGCACGAAGGCTGAGCACGGAATAAGCCTTAGCTCTGCCACCATGGAGACCAGACAGACGTCAAGTTACACTGCCACTAGCCCCTGGCTGGAGAACTTTGTCCTGTGCTCCTGTGGCTCGCTTCCCTTCCAAACAGAACCTCTGGACGCAAGGCAGCCAACTCCCAGTGCAGAAAGCGTCTCCGGCACGAGCAGCCAGTGCCCCCTGTGGAGCCCTGGCACAGCAG GTGTCAGAGCTTCTATGAGCAGGGTCCCTCGAGGTGGCTGTATAGAGACCAGTTCAGAAAGCTTCAGTCACCAGGCAGATTTAAAGATTGACAGTTTCGTGCTTAGAGAAGGACAGCTAGGGTCCCTGGAAGCCATTCTTCCCCACAG TTCCCCTCAGGCTGTGCTTGGCAAATCCCAGTGCCCACCAGTTTCCACATCCCATCTGGAGGAAATCCAGGCCTTGGGACACAGCCAG gtgctggagaatccactaaGCGATCCCATGACCAGTGACACATTCTGGGCAGCATGGCTACTCTTTGAATTCTCGGTCGGTGGTCGACTGTAA
- the ANHX gene encoding anomalous homeobox protein isoform X7, translated as MPALGRNPPPVSLCPEGIKNRNYPEKVRQKLHRFAANVTMNPNKNQREGLAQDMNLQPNQVYNWFANYRRRQKTRLSRLEKLISSTDEEPSTHQAKHQPDNGSCIPQAADAFHAGVGSEQKEITLVPCGPGWEQSAAGLDCSADGTFSKLLESSFLQSSELQEMRSTKTSVTPLSTEEPTAFCTKAEHGISLSSATMETRQTSSYTATSPWLENFVLCSCGSLPFQTEPLDARQPTPSAESVSGTSSQCPLWSPGTAAGVRASMSRVPRGGCIETSSESFSHQADLKIDSFVLREGQLGSLEAILPHSSPQAVLGKSQCPPVSTSHLEEIQALGHSQVLENPLSDPMTSDTFWAAWLLFEFSVGGRL; from the exons ATGCCCGCCCTCGGGAG GAATCCTCCACCAGTTTCCCTCTGTCCCGAAGGCATAAAGAATCGAAACTATCCAGAAAAAGTGCGCCAAAAGCTGCACAGATTTGCTGCAAACGTGACCATGAATCCAAACAAGAATCAGCGG GAGGGTTTGGCTCAGGATATGAACCTGCAGCCAAATCAGGTCTATAACTGGTTTGCCAATTACCGTCGTCGTCAAAAAACCCGGCTCAGTCGGCTGGAAAAGCTCATCAGTTCAACCGATGAGGAGCCTTCAACTCACCAAGCAAAACATCAGCCTGATAATGGATCCTGCATTCCACAAGCTGCAG ACGCATTTCATGCAGGCGTTGGCTCAGAGCAGAAAGAGATTACCCTTGTGCCCTGTGGTCCGGGGTGGGAGCAGTCAGCTGCGGGTCTGGACTGTTCTGCTGATGGGACCTTTTCAAAGTTGCTGGAATCCAG CTTTCTGCAGAGCAGTGAGTTACAGGAAATGAGGTCAACTAAAACTTCAGTGACCCCTCTCAGCACGGAAGAGCCAACAGCTTTCTGCACGAAGGCTGAGCACGGAATAAGCCTTAGCTCTGCCACCATGGAGACCAGACAGACGTCAAGTTACACTGCCACTAGCCCCTGGCTGGAGAACTTTGTCCTGTGCTCCTGTGGCTCGCTTCCCTTCCAAACAGAACCTCTGGACGCAAGGCAGCCAACTCCCAGTGCAGAAAGCGTCTCCGGCACGAGCAGCCAGTGCCCCCTGTGGAGCCCTGGCACAGCAG CAGGTGTCAGAGCTTCTATGAGCAGGGTCCCTCGAGGTGGCTGTATAGAGACCAGTTCAGAAAGCTTCAGTCACCAGGCAGATTTAAAGATTGACAGTTTCGTGCTTAGAGAAGGACAGCTAGGGTCCCTGGAAGCCATTCTTCCCCACAG TTCCCCTCAGGCTGTGCTTGGCAAATCCCAGTGCCCACCAGTTTCCACATCCCATCTGGAGGAAATCCAGGCCTTGGGACACAGCCAG gtgctggagaatccactaaGCGATCCCATGACCAGTGACACATTCTGGGCAGCATGGCTACTCTTTGAATTCTCGGTCGGTGGTCGACTGTAA
- the ANHX gene encoding anomalous homeobox protein isoform X5, translating into MCLDMEGSVRLAAQTSDAVSLLHRRGVRRNVSMKRFMALLNKNKTKDTPQAKLLDLAGQLCRDLQSMSPSLEKLVEAMMGCKLQEYFLTNINVVRACVLVHIHRGQHETACRLLECCRAKEKKELVQLWNEIHYHKVMEKHHTDSLTPVQKFRCRKRNPPPVSLCPEGIKNRNYPEKVRQKLHRFAANVTMNPNKNQREGLAQDMNLQPNQVYNWFANYRRRQKTRLSRLEKLISSTDEEPSTHQAKHQPDNGSCIPQAADAFHAGVGSEQKEITLVPCGPGWEQSAAGLDCSADGTFSKLLESSFLQSSELQEMRSTKTSVTPLSTEEPTAFCTKAEHGISLSSATMETRQTSSYTATSPWLENFVLCSCGSLPFQTEPLDARQPTPSAESVSGTSSQCPLWSPGTAVPLRLCLANPSAHQFPHPIWRKSRPWDTARCWRIH; encoded by the exons ATGTGTCTTGATATGGAGGGGAGTGTTCGTCTAGCAGCTCAAACATCAGATGCTGTTTCTTTGTTGCATAGAAGAGGTGTCCGGAGGAATGTAAGCATGAAGCGGTTCATGGCActgcttaataaaaataaaaccaaggacactccacaggccaAGCTGCTGGATCTAGCAGGACAACTCTGCCGCGATCTTCAGAGCatgtctcccagcctggagaagcTGGTTGAGGCAATGATGGGGTGCAAGCTTCAGGAATATTTCCTCACCAACATCAATGTAGTCCGAGCCTGTGTGCTTGTCCATATCCACAGGGGTCAGCATGAGACAGCCTGCAGACTCCTGGAG TGTTGCAGGGCGAAAGAAAAGAAGGAGCTGGTGCAACTTTGGAATGAGATCCACTACCACAAAGTCATGGAGAAACATCACACAGATTCCCTGACACCGGTGCAGAAATTCCGGTGCAGGAAGAG GAATCCTCCACCAGTTTCCCTCTGTCCCGAAGGCATAAAGAATCGAAACTATCCAGAAAAAGTGCGCCAAAAGCTGCACAGATTTGCTGCAAACGTGACCATGAATCCAAACAAGAATCAGCGG GAGGGTTTGGCTCAGGATATGAACCTGCAGCCAAATCAGGTCTATAACTGGTTTGCCAATTACCGTCGTCGTCAAAAAACCCGGCTCAGTCGGCTGGAAAAGCTCATCAGTTCAACCGATGAGGAGCCTTCAACTCACCAAGCAAAACATCAGCCTGATAATGGATCCTGCATTCCACAAGCTGCAG ACGCATTTCATGCAGGCGTTGGCTCAGAGCAGAAAGAGATTACCCTTGTGCCCTGTGGTCCGGGGTGGGAGCAGTCAGCTGCGGGTCTGGACTGTTCTGCTGATGGGACCTTTTCAAAGTTGCTGGAATCCAG CTTTCTGCAGAGCAGTGAGTTACAGGAAATGAGGTCAACTAAAACTTCAGTGACCCCTCTCAGCACGGAAGAGCCAACAGCTTTCTGCACGAAGGCTGAGCACGGAATAAGCCTTAGCTCTGCCACCATGGAGACCAGACAGACGTCAAGTTACACTGCCACTAGCCCCTGGCTGGAGAACTTTGTCCTGTGCTCCTGTGGCTCGCTTCCCTTCCAAACAGAACCTCTGGACGCAAGGCAGCCAACTCCCAGTGCAGAAAGCGTCTCCGGCACGAGCAGCCAGTGCCCCCTGTGGAGCCCTGGCACAGCAG TTCCCCTCAGGCTGTGCTTGGCAAATCCCAGTGCCCACCAGTTTCCACATCCCATCTGGAGGAAATCCAGGCCTTGGGACACAGCCAG gtgctggagaatccactaa
- the ANHX gene encoding anomalous homeobox protein isoform X4 has product MKRFMALLNKNKTKDTPQAKLLDLAGQLCRDLQSMSPSLEKLVEAMMGCKLQEYFLTNINVVRACVLVHIHRGQHETACRLLECCRAKEKKELVQLWNEIHYHKVMEKHHTDSLTPVQKFRCRKRNPPPVSLCPEGIKNRNYPEKVRQKLHRFAANVTMNPNKNQREGLAQDMNLQPNQVYNWFANYRRRQKTRLSRLEKLISSTDEEPSTHQAKHQPDNGSCIPQAADAFHAGVGSEQKEITLVPCGPGWEQSAAGLDCSADGTFSKLLESSFLQSSELQEMRSTKTSVTPLSTEEPTAFCTKAEHGISLSSATMETRQTSSYTATSPWLENFVLCSCGSLPFQTEPLDARQPTPSAESVSGTSSQCPLWSPGTAAGVRASMSRVPRGGCIETSSESFSHQADLKIDSFVLREGQLGSLEAILPHSSPQAVLGKSQCPPVSTSHLEEIQALGHSQVLENPLSDPMTSDTFWAAWLLFEFSVGGRL; this is encoded by the exons ATGAAGCGGTTCATGGCActgcttaataaaaataaaaccaaggacactccacaggccaAGCTGCTGGATCTAGCAGGACAACTCTGCCGCGATCTTCAGAGCatgtctcccagcctggagaagcTGGTTGAGGCAATGATGGGGTGCAAGCTTCAGGAATATTTCCTCACCAACATCAATGTAGTCCGAGCCTGTGTGCTTGTCCATATCCACAGGGGTCAGCATGAGACAGCCTGCAGACTCCTGGAG TGTTGCAGGGCGAAAGAAAAGAAGGAGCTGGTGCAACTTTGGAATGAGATCCACTACCACAAAGTCATGGAGAAACATCACACAGATTCCCTGACACCGGTGCAGAAATTCCGGTGCAGGAAGAG GAATCCTCCACCAGTTTCCCTCTGTCCCGAAGGCATAAAGAATCGAAACTATCCAGAAAAAGTGCGCCAAAAGCTGCACAGATTTGCTGCAAACGTGACCATGAATCCAAACAAGAATCAGCGG GAGGGTTTGGCTCAGGATATGAACCTGCAGCCAAATCAGGTCTATAACTGGTTTGCCAATTACCGTCGTCGTCAAAAAACCCGGCTCAGTCGGCTGGAAAAGCTCATCAGTTCAACCGATGAGGAGCCTTCAACTCACCAAGCAAAACATCAGCCTGATAATGGATCCTGCATTCCACAAGCTGCAG ACGCATTTCATGCAGGCGTTGGCTCAGAGCAGAAAGAGATTACCCTTGTGCCCTGTGGTCCGGGGTGGGAGCAGTCAGCTGCGGGTCTGGACTGTTCTGCTGATGGGACCTTTTCAAAGTTGCTGGAATCCAG CTTTCTGCAGAGCAGTGAGTTACAGGAAATGAGGTCAACTAAAACTTCAGTGACCCCTCTCAGCACGGAAGAGCCAACAGCTTTCTGCACGAAGGCTGAGCACGGAATAAGCCTTAGCTCTGCCACCATGGAGACCAGACAGACGTCAAGTTACACTGCCACTAGCCCCTGGCTGGAGAACTTTGTCCTGTGCTCCTGTGGCTCGCTTCCCTTCCAAACAGAACCTCTGGACGCAAGGCAGCCAACTCCCAGTGCAGAAAGCGTCTCCGGCACGAGCAGCCAGTGCCCCCTGTGGAGCCCTGGCACAGCAG CAGGTGTCAGAGCTTCTATGAGCAGGGTCCCTCGAGGTGGCTGTATAGAGACCAGTTCAGAAAGCTTCAGTCACCAGGCAGATTTAAAGATTGACAGTTTCGTGCTTAGAGAAGGACAGCTAGGGTCCCTGGAAGCCATTCTTCCCCACAG TTCCCCTCAGGCTGTGCTTGGCAAATCCCAGTGCCCACCAGTTTCCACATCCCATCTGGAGGAAATCCAGGCCTTGGGACACAGCCAG gtgctggagaatccactaaGCGATCCCATGACCAGTGACACATTCTGGGCAGCATGGCTACTCTTTGAATTCTCGGTCGGTGGTCGACTGTAA
- the ANHX gene encoding anomalous homeobox protein isoform X1 — protein MPALGRRGVRRNVSMKRFMALLNKNKTKDTPQAKLLDLAGQLCRDLQSMSPSLEKLVEAMMGCKLQEYFLTNINVVRACVLVHIHRGQHETACRLLECCRAKEKKELVQLWNEIHYHKVMEKHHTDSLTPVQKFRCRKRNPPPVSLCPEGIKNRNYPEKVRQKLHRFAANVTMNPNKNQREGLAQDMNLQPNQVYNWFANYRRRQKTRLSRLEKLISSTDEEPSTHQAKHQPDNGSCIPQAADAFHAGVGSEQKEITLVPCGPGWEQSAAGLDCSADGTFSKLLESSFLQSSELQEMRSTKTSVTPLSTEEPTAFCTKAEHGISLSSATMETRQTSSYTATSPWLENFVLCSCGSLPFQTEPLDARQPTPSAESVSGTSSQCPLWSPGTAAGVRASMSRVPRGGCIETSSESFSHQADLKIDSFVLREGQLGSLEAILPHSSPQAVLGKSQCPPVSTSHLEEIQALGHSQVLENPLSDPMTSDTFWAAWLLFEFSVGGRL, from the exons ATGCCCGCCCTCGGGAG AAGAGGTGTCCGGAGGAATGTAAGCATGAAGCGGTTCATGGCActgcttaataaaaataaaaccaaggacactccacaggccaAGCTGCTGGATCTAGCAGGACAACTCTGCCGCGATCTTCAGAGCatgtctcccagcctggagaagcTGGTTGAGGCAATGATGGGGTGCAAGCTTCAGGAATATTTCCTCACCAACATCAATGTAGTCCGAGCCTGTGTGCTTGTCCATATCCACAGGGGTCAGCATGAGACAGCCTGCAGACTCCTGGAG TGTTGCAGGGCGAAAGAAAAGAAGGAGCTGGTGCAACTTTGGAATGAGATCCACTACCACAAAGTCATGGAGAAACATCACACAGATTCCCTGACACCGGTGCAGAAATTCCGGTGCAGGAAGAG GAATCCTCCACCAGTTTCCCTCTGTCCCGAAGGCATAAAGAATCGAAACTATCCAGAAAAAGTGCGCCAAAAGCTGCACAGATTTGCTGCAAACGTGACCATGAATCCAAACAAGAATCAGCGG GAGGGTTTGGCTCAGGATATGAACCTGCAGCCAAATCAGGTCTATAACTGGTTTGCCAATTACCGTCGTCGTCAAAAAACCCGGCTCAGTCGGCTGGAAAAGCTCATCAGTTCAACCGATGAGGAGCCTTCAACTCACCAAGCAAAACATCAGCCTGATAATGGATCCTGCATTCCACAAGCTGCAG ACGCATTTCATGCAGGCGTTGGCTCAGAGCAGAAAGAGATTACCCTTGTGCCCTGTGGTCCGGGGTGGGAGCAGTCAGCTGCGGGTCTGGACTGTTCTGCTGATGGGACCTTTTCAAAGTTGCTGGAATCCAG CTTTCTGCAGAGCAGTGAGTTACAGGAAATGAGGTCAACTAAAACTTCAGTGACCCCTCTCAGCACGGAAGAGCCAACAGCTTTCTGCACGAAGGCTGAGCACGGAATAAGCCTTAGCTCTGCCACCATGGAGACCAGACAGACGTCAAGTTACACTGCCACTAGCCCCTGGCTGGAGAACTTTGTCCTGTGCTCCTGTGGCTCGCTTCCCTTCCAAACAGAACCTCTGGACGCAAGGCAGCCAACTCCCAGTGCAGAAAGCGTCTCCGGCACGAGCAGCCAGTGCCCCCTGTGGAGCCCTGGCACAGCAG CAGGTGTCAGAGCTTCTATGAGCAGGGTCCCTCGAGGTGGCTGTATAGAGACCAGTTCAGAAAGCTTCAGTCACCAGGCAGATTTAAAGATTGACAGTTTCGTGCTTAGAGAAGGACAGCTAGGGTCCCTGGAAGCCATTCTTCCCCACAG TTCCCCTCAGGCTGTGCTTGGCAAATCCCAGTGCCCACCAGTTTCCACATCCCATCTGGAGGAAATCCAGGCCTTGGGACACAGCCAG gtgctggagaatccactaaGCGATCCCATGACCAGTGACACATTCTGGGCAGCATGGCTACTCTTTGAATTCTCGGTCGGTGGTCGACTGTAA